Proteins encoded within one genomic window of Paenarthrobacter sp. JL.01a:
- a CDS encoding ABC transporter ATP-binding protein, protein MTTSGVPAVHAVGLHKSFGKVQAVRGLDLTVQQGEVVAFLGPNGAGKTTTIDMILGLSTPDQGEVSIFGHTPRGAIARGQVAAVMQTGGLLRDISVRETVQLTAAMFESSRPVEEVLKRAGIQDIADRRVEKCSGGQQQRLRFAMALVSDPGLLILDEPTTGMDVAGRRDFWSAIRADATKGRTVIFATHYLEEADAYADRIVLVRQGTIVADGTAAQIKNLASGRTVRASLPPEDRDLLAALSPADAVEYDGGRVTVRTSDSDSVVRFLLNSTRAHDLEVVAHNLEEAFVALTGEAPATEATPAFEGGRS, encoded by the coding sequence ATGACAACATCGGGAGTGCCGGCCGTTCACGCAGTCGGACTGCATAAGAGTTTCGGGAAGGTCCAGGCCGTGCGTGGCCTGGACCTGACCGTGCAGCAAGGGGAGGTGGTGGCTTTCCTCGGGCCGAACGGGGCGGGCAAGACCACCACCATCGACATGATCCTGGGGCTAAGCACGCCGGACCAGGGTGAAGTTTCCATTTTCGGGCACACCCCCAGGGGCGCCATCGCCCGGGGCCAGGTAGCGGCCGTCATGCAAACCGGCGGACTCCTGAGGGACATCAGTGTCCGCGAGACCGTGCAGCTCACCGCGGCCATGTTCGAATCGTCGCGGCCGGTGGAAGAGGTATTGAAGCGGGCGGGCATCCAGGACATCGCCGATCGCCGCGTGGAAAAGTGCTCGGGCGGCCAGCAGCAACGCCTGCGGTTCGCCATGGCGTTGGTCTCGGATCCGGGCTTGTTGATCCTGGACGAGCCAACCACCGGTATGGACGTGGCCGGCCGCCGCGATTTCTGGTCCGCGATCCGCGCGGATGCCACCAAGGGCCGGACCGTCATTTTCGCCACGCATTACCTGGAGGAAGCAGACGCCTACGCGGACCGCATTGTCCTGGTCCGGCAGGGCACCATCGTGGCCGACGGAACCGCGGCCCAGATCAAGAATCTGGCCTCCGGCCGGACGGTCCGGGCTTCCCTGCCACCGGAGGACCGTGACCTGCTCGCCGCGTTGTCGCCGGCCGACGCCGTGGAGTACGACGGCGGCCGCGTCACCGTCCGCACGTCCGACTCGGATTCCGTGGTCCGGTTCCTCCTGAACAGCACCCGCGCCCACGACCTTGAAGTGGTGGCCCACAACCTCGAGGAAGCTTTCGTGGCACTGACCGGCGAAGCGCCAGCCACAGAGGCAACCCCGGCATTCGAAGGAGGCCGGTCATGA